The following coding sequences are from one Humulus lupulus chromosome X, drHumLupu1.1, whole genome shotgun sequence window:
- the LOC133806387 gene encoding uncharacterized mitochondrial protein AtMg00810-like, whose translation MEFARSKKGIYVSQRKYTLDLLNETEMLESKPSKTPIKLGDKRKMFEGSPVDKGRYQQLVGKLIYLSHTRPNIAFAKTPRKCLFFRKTTERKVEVFTDANWVGSIDDRKSTSRYCIVVWGNVVAWRSKKQTVVARSSA comes from the exons ATGGAATTTGCTAGAAGCAAAAAAGGGATTTATGTATCCCAAAGAAAATACACTCTTGATCTCCTAAATGAGACAGAAATGCTAGAAAGTAAACCTAGCAAAACTCCAATCAAGCTTGGAGACAAGAGGAAAATGTTTGAAGGAAGTCCAGTTGACAAAGGGAGGTACCAGCAACTAGTAGGGAAGCTTATCTACCTCTCACATACAAGACCTAATATTGCCTTTGCA AAAACACCAAGAAAATGTCTTTTCTTCAGAAAGACGACCGAGAGGAAGGTTGAAGTATTCACAGATGCAAACTGGGTTGGGTcaattgatgatagaaagtctaCATCTAGGTATTGTATAGTTGTATGGGGTAATGTGGTAGCATGGCGAAGTAAAAAGCAAACAGTGGTTGCAAGAAGCAGCGCATAA